One Beggiatoa leptomitoformis DNA segment encodes these proteins:
- a CDS encoding DUF4384 domain-containing protein, whose protein sequence is MKILKKLVYIALLGVSVHLQASDERKGLDIREDARLSMKFDQTVHSNANGNGVMTSDDVVVGYKYSNENGTGKQFVLRDQSNLRSGDKFTVYVQANKNVFVYLYHSDSHGETNELISMSGYKNYLQAGQTLTLPAENKHFFLDDKTGQEMINTVVSSSALSLTQGSDNSPITNDKINALVPKGIIIGNDNNIAAGNGVITQKKTSVAEGYTVQCQALDSACRDTFVINHLPR, encoded by the coding sequence GTGAAAATACTGAAAAAGCTTGTTTATATTGCGTTATTAGGGGTTAGTGTTCACTTACAGGCAAGTGATGAAAGAAAGGGACTGGACATCCGAGAGGATGCTAGACTTTCTATGAAGTTTGATCAAACAGTCCATAGTAACGCTAATGGTAACGGGGTGATGACTTCTGATGATGTGGTTGTTGGTTATAAGTACAGTAATGAAAACGGTACAGGTAAACAATTTGTATTGCGAGATCAGAGCAACTTACGGTCAGGAGATAAGTTTACAGTTTATGTACAGGCTAACAAGAACGTTTTTGTCTATTTGTATCATTCGGATAGCCATGGTGAGACTAATGAATTAATATCCATGTCTGGTTATAAGAACTACCTGCAAGCAGGTCAAACATTGACATTGCCCGCTGAAAATAAACATTTTTTCTTAGACGACAAAACGGGTCAGGAGATGATTAATACTGTTGTGTCTTCGTCTGCGCTGTCTTTAACGCAAGGCTCTGATAACAGCCCAATTACAAACGATAAAATTAATGCGTTAGTACCTAAAGGGATTATAATCGGTAATGATAACAATATTGCTGCTGGTAATGGTGTTATTACTCAGAAAAAAACCTCTGTTGCAGAAGGTTATACCGTGCAATGTCAAGCCTTAGACAGTGCTTGTCGAGATACTTTTGTGATTAATCACTTACCCCGTTAA
- a CDS encoding OmpA family protein, translated as MNFFRFILFSSFLMIHSVKAAELQNGVCFPKTTEEILQLLQQGVCAGFESNDGWEAKGFGDVSKGIHIAHDKVAVLFEFDSSDLSPDFYALLDEFGKAIQVLSDSKFIIQGHTDNIGSDSYNLWLSEQRANQVLSYLVNKQGINRRRLSVQGLGKSQPLKGTVTHQSDEERAWNRRVEFVKQ; from the coding sequence ATGAATTTTTTTAGATTTATTTTATTCAGCAGTTTCTTAATGATACACAGTGTAAAAGCAGCAGAATTGCAAAATGGGGTCTGTTTTCCTAAAACAACAGAGGAAATTTTACAGTTGTTACAACAAGGTGTGTGTGCAGGCTTTGAATCGAATGATGGTTGGGAGGCTAAGGGATTTGGCGATGTTTCAAAGGGTATTCATATTGCTCACGATAAAGTAGCGGTATTGTTTGAGTTTGATTCTAGTGATTTATCACCTGACTTTTATGCGTTGTTGGATGAGTTTGGGAAAGCTATTCAAGTTTTATCTGATTCAAAATTTATTATTCAAGGACATACGGATAATATCGGTTCAGATAGTTACAATCTGTGGCTATCAGAGCAACGAGCGAATCAGGTATTGTCATATTTAGTTAATAAACAGGGTATTAATAGACGGCGTTTATCGGTGCAGGGTTTGGGTAAATCCCAACCCTTAAAGGGTACTGTAACACATCAATCCGATGAAGAACGTGCTTGGAATCGGCGAGTAGAATTTGTGAAACAATGA
- a CDS encoding SUMF1/EgtB/PvdO family nonheme iron enzyme, giving the protein MIRYGLLSLLILTSPIVQAVDKYALVIGIGNYSDGWQLTNPVNDAEDVSVALKNVGFRVTKLVDVDKRQINQEIQNFASSLQNGDVALFFFSGHGFSGENIDRRMTNFLVGSFDESVRTETALQEKSVDVQFVIRSLRERNRGGINIVVLDACRNIPERFRREQKGFFNDGLVSLGKYERFVINYATQPLQVALGNDKSRNSAYTKYFIRGLQNNALINKNITEFFNEVGLQMVEEFGEKQTPVVEAPPIRFCLANCETLTISPAPAIPEQLPQPLPKTITNSLGMELVLIPAGSFMMGSNDGSPDEKPVHKVKIDKPFYMGKYEVTVGEFRTFIAESGYKTEAEKGDGCYGWTGSSWEKKKEYNWKWLGFKQEENHPVACVSWNDAVAYTEWLSQKTGKTYRLPTEAEWEYAARGGSLGKWYFGDDESQLENYAWYGDNSGNQTHAVGQKRSNQYGLYDMAGNVWEWTCSDYTSNGYDGSELVLSKNSNKDKTLRGGSWSYYSDNARSANRADYAPTIKGNYVGFRLVVISP; this is encoded by the coding sequence ATGATTCGTTATGGGTTATTGAGTCTATTAATACTAACAAGTCCTATTGTACAAGCAGTTGATAAATATGCTTTAGTCATTGGGATTGGTAATTATTCTGACGGATGGCAATTAACTAACCCTGTTAATGATGCGGAAGATGTCAGTGTTGCATTAAAAAACGTGGGGTTTCGCGTTACAAAATTAGTCGATGTTGATAAACGTCAAATAAACCAAGAGATACAAAACTTTGCCTCATCATTACAAAATGGGGATGTGGCTTTATTTTTCTTTTCAGGGCATGGATTTAGTGGGGAAAATATCGATAGGCGAATGACTAATTTTTTAGTGGGTAGTTTTGATGAATCTGTTAGAACAGAAACAGCATTGCAAGAGAAATCTGTTGATGTGCAGTTTGTAATACGAAGTTTACGAGAGCGTAATCGTGGTGGCATCAATATTGTGGTATTAGATGCTTGCCGTAATATTCCTGAGCGGTTTCGCCGTGAACAAAAAGGTTTTTTTAATGATGGTTTGGTAAGTTTGGGAAAATATGAACGGTTTGTTATTAATTATGCAACACAGCCTTTGCAGGTTGCATTAGGTAATGATAAGAGCCGTAATAGTGCTTATACAAAGTATTTTATTCGTGGCTTACAGAATAATGCATTAATTAATAAGAATATTACGGAGTTTTTTAACGAAGTAGGGTTGCAAATGGTAGAGGAGTTTGGCGAAAAACAAACGCCTGTAGTAGAAGCACCGCCGATACGTTTTTGTTTAGCCAATTGTGAGACATTAACGATTAGTCCTGCACCCGCGATACCTGAGCAATTACCGCAACCATTACCAAAAACAATCACAAACAGTTTAGGCATGGAATTAGTGCTGATACCCGCAGGAAGTTTTATGATGGGTTCTAATGATGGGAGTCCTGATGAAAAGCCTGTGCATAAAGTAAAGATAGATAAGCCATTTTATATGGGGAAATATGAAGTAACGGTGGGGGAATTTAGAACATTTATAGCAGAGAGCGGATATAAAACGGAAGCGGAAAAAGGAGATGGTTGTTATGGATGGACAGGGAGTAGTTGGGAAAAGAAAAAAGAATACAATTGGAAATGGCTAGGATTTAAGCAAGAAGAAAATCATCCCGTAGCATGTGTAAGCTGGAATGATGCAGTAGCTTATACAGAGTGGTTAAGTCAGAAAACGGGAAAAACCTATAGATTACCAACGGAGGCGGAATGGGAATATGCGGCAAGGGGAGGGAGTTTGGGTAAATGGTATTTTGGGGATGACGAAAGTCAACTTGAAAACTATGCGTGGTATGGGGATAATTCGGGTAATCAGACTCATGCAGTAGGGCAAAAACGCTCAAATCAATACGGACTATATGATATGGCAGGGAATGTATGGGAATGGACATGCTCGGATTATACCAGTAATGGATACGATGGGAGTGAGCTAGTTTTATCTAAAAATTCCAATAAAGACAAGACGTTGCGTGGTGGCTCTTGGAGCTACTATTCCGATAACGCCCGCTCTGCTAACCGTGCCGACTACGCACCTACGATTAAGGGCAACTATGTAGGCTTCCGTCTTGTTGTTATTTCCCCCTAG
- a CDS encoding methyl-accepting chemotaxis protein, with protein sequence MFTTIKVSTRLWFGFGAMILFMLMVGISAILQLQVVSGLTTKLYNHPYTVSKSILEIHTEIWRIRNNMKDITIAGEDAEKIKQLIDDNTAIDSNVLTLLDILDDRYLGEQSDIAALRTEFIDWVKLREKIYLLPPAERVLAIREGDGAHSFSVMLENVKKIITFASNKAVNFLENANHEANQVSIWVLVVMCSVTLVGFWTAFSIARSITIPLHQAVQAIEAITRGKLDNVIKIHQFDEIGKLLQAFSIMQTQLRERIQKDKLIMEEALRIKQAVDSSTTSVLIMDSQFTIIYLNKSAHNLFKQMETCCHQELVQLRADTLLNQSIDVLYKSPQQQRDLFTVLTTSQRAKFNLETLHIEYIVTPVFNEQGERIGYVQEFFDRTVEVATEKEINSVIQSASCGDFEQRVDLKNKLGFFNTFSAGVNVIMDYNQLAVKDLMRIFSALAKGDLSQTVENDYLGALDTLKNDINSTVIKITAVMRLIQESADMVNTASEEIMLGNTSLSQRTEEQAAALEETAASMEEMTSTVQQNADNARQAIQLAITAQERANAGGTVVNQAVQAMGQISSSSRQVSDIIGVIDEIAFQTNLLALNAAVEAARAGEQGRGFAVVASEVRHLAQRSASAAKEIKNLIRDSVQKVEDGTRLVNQSGLMLEEIVLAVKKVNDIIAEISAASQEQSAGIHQVNKAVSQMDEMTQQNAALVEESAAASESMRSQAQKLKEYVSFFSLGKNS encoded by the coding sequence ATGTTTACGACAATTAAGGTAAGCACCCGTTTGTGGTTTGGATTTGGTGCGATGATTCTTTTTATGTTGATGGTAGGTATTTCTGCCATTCTTCAATTGCAGGTTGTTTCTGGTTTAACAACCAAGCTATATAACCATCCTTACACCGTCTCTAAGTCCATTTTAGAAATTCATACCGAAATTTGGCGTATTCGTAATAATATGAAAGATATTACTATTGCAGGGGAGGATGCCGAAAAAATAAAACAGCTAATTGACGATAATACCGCTATTGATAGTAATGTATTAACATTATTAGATATTTTAGATGACCGTTATTTGGGTGAGCAGTCTGATATTGCAGCATTACGGACAGAATTTATTGATTGGGTAAAATTACGGGAAAAAATCTATTTATTACCCCCAGCAGAAAGAGTATTGGCGATACGAGAGGGGGATGGCGCACATAGCTTTTCAGTTATGCTAGAAAATGTTAAAAAAATTATTACTTTTGCCAGTAATAAAGCAGTCAATTTTTTGGAAAATGCTAATCATGAAGCAAACCAAGTATCTATTTGGGTTTTAGTTGTCATGTGTAGTGTTACGTTGGTAGGGTTTTGGACGGCATTTAGCATTGCTCGTTCTATTACTATTCCACTACATCAAGCAGTACAGGCAATAGAAGCTATTACGCGTGGTAAATTGGATAATGTCATTAAAATTCATCAATTTGATGAAATTGGTAAGTTATTACAAGCTTTTAGTATTATGCAGACACAACTGCGTGAACGCATACAAAAAGATAAGTTAATCATGGAGGAGGCGTTGCGGATTAAGCAAGCCGTTGATAGTAGTACAACGAGCGTTTTAATCATGGATAGCCAGTTTACAATTATTTATCTCAATAAATCTGCGCATAATTTATTTAAGCAGATGGAAACCTGTTGTCATCAAGAATTGGTGCAGTTGCGGGCTGATACGTTGTTAAATCAATCGATTGATGTTTTATATAAGAGTCCGCAACAACAGCGCGATTTATTTACTGTATTGACAACTAGTCAACGGGCAAAATTTAATTTAGAAACTTTGCATATTGAATATATTGTTACGCCTGTTTTTAATGAACAAGGTGAGCGAATAGGTTATGTACAGGAGTTTTTTGACCGAACTGTAGAAGTCGCAACTGAAAAGGAAATTAACAGTGTTATTCAATCCGCTTCTTGTGGGGATTTTGAGCAGCGCGTGGATTTAAAAAATAAACTTGGCTTTTTTAATACGTTTAGTGCTGGGGTTAATGTCATTATGGACTATAACCAATTGGCTGTTAAAGATTTAATGCGCATTTTTTCTGCTTTGGCAAAAGGGGATTTAAGCCAAACGGTAGAAAATGATTATTTGGGTGCATTGGATACGTTAAAAAATGATATTAATTCAACAGTTATAAAAATAACAGCGGTTATGCGTCTGATTCAAGAATCCGCTGATATGGTTAATACCGCTTCTGAAGAAATTATGTTAGGTAATACCAGTTTAAGCCAGCGTACAGAGGAACAGGCCGCCGCTTTAGAAGAAACAGCCGCTAGTATGGAGGAGATGACCAGTACAGTGCAGCAAAATGCGGATAATGCCCGTCAGGCAATACAGTTAGCGATTACTGCACAAGAGCGCGCAAATGCGGGTGGAACGGTGGTTAATCAAGCTGTGCAGGCTATGGGACAAATTAGTAGTAGTAGTAGGCAGGTTTCTGATATTATTGGCGTTATTGATGAAATTGCTTTTCAGACTAATTTGTTAGCATTGAATGCCGCCGTTGAGGCAGCACGGGCGGGCGAGCAAGGACGTGGATTTGCGGTTGTTGCAAGTGAGGTGAGGCATTTAGCACAACGCAGTGCGAGTGCGGCAAAAGAAATTAAGAATTTAATCCGCGATAGTGTGCAAAAAGTTGAGGATGGAACGCGCTTGGTAAATCAGTCTGGGCTGATGTTGGAAGAAATCGTGCTTGCTGTAAAGAAAGTTAATGATATTATTGCAGAAATATCTGCCGCTAGTCAGGAGCAATCCGCAGGTATTCATCAGGTGAACAAAGCGGTTAGCCAAATGGATGAGATGACGCAACAAAATGCGGCATTAGTCGAAGAATCCGCAGCCGCCAGTGAATCCATGCGTTCACAGGCACAAAAATTGAAAGAATATGTCAGTTTCTTTTCGCTAGGGAAAAATAGTTAA
- a CDS encoding CAP domain-containing protein — MYATINTLLILTNTARHNAGLAAVECHPILMNSAQKHAEEMAQHNYVDHIDLHGWASGDRLKAQGYEYRFAGENISAGINEPIAMMNGWMSSTGHRANILKPEFTVTGFGYAYCENSSYKHYWVQVFASPLF; from the coding sequence ATGTACGCTACAATCAACACACTATTAATTTTAACCAATACCGCACGCCATAATGCAGGGCTTGCCGCAGTAGAATGTCACCCCATTCTAATGAACAGTGCGCAAAAACACGCAGAAGAAATGGCACAACACAACTATGTTGACCACATTGATTTGCACGGCTGGGCATCTGGCGATAGATTAAAAGCACAGGGTTATGAATATCGGTTTGCGGGGGAAAATATCTCAGCAGGCATCAATGAACCCATCGCTATGATGAATGGCTGGATGAGCAGTACAGGACATCGCGCCAATATTTTAAAACCAGAATTCACCGTAACAGGTTTTGGCTATGCTTATTGTGAAAATAGCAGTTATAAACATTATTGGGTTCAAGTGTTTGCTTCTCCGTTATTCTAA
- a CDS encoding TIR and AAA domain-containing protein — protein MATDLKLLICYAHQDATFKDTLLAHLQDLRQQKAVTVWEDTALHEGQLRISVLEAELQQAGVILLLVSPDFMQSRFVAMPALLRLFRQLSLAGKRVVPLILSATNWGVLDFCKTQALPKGDIPLERVLYPAEEWQAIVKRISRWCAEQLSAPNEVSIAVDLQHLPATNTPLVGRRQASKDLTNAFDNKNTFIISITAPAGVGKSALVNAWLEKIAPHYLGASHVFGWSFYGQSDEQPSVSSSLFLTHALRFFGHTGELPLTDDAKAQRLAILLREKPMILVLDGVEALQYSPLVRKGACADLGLKTFLQILKTQHLGAQHLVVLTSRQKIIELTDIEHKGYDNLTLDNLNAGESANLLKLLGIKGSPWQLIPVTKTYSGHALALILLGNLCVDVYAGDVTQHARLPALSVAEEQGGQALRVIRFYDEKFWTVNAPERVFLQLLSLLDRPLTLAERTLLLQNTQLAKPVRKLSELEWAGVIFHLNKLGLVQTHPQQNPEAWDTHALVRHYFREQLRTQQAELWQEAHHVLFEHLQTLPPSNQPDTLISLEPLYRAVTHGCLAGEYEAALRLYRERILRGDQYYSTQQLGAFSADLAVIANFFEASNWAKPITNLSIADQSWLLAQAAFYMMALGQLEEGLMPLKGAAMLCKARQDWKNAAKAHNNRADLLLTLGRLSEAEEVAQAAIELAETSQHNFTRLLCHAKFGNLLHQLGELDYSHAAFELAEMLQVEDQPSDGQLYSLIGSQYCDLLLDTAQNAVEHGTILLRAQKSLAIAEEQLGLVSIAFGRLTLGKVFNVLERYEESLLALNAALQQLRQAEVFLYIPEALLARAVTYQRLNHWDSAKRDVEEVLDIAKRSNMSLYEVKASLLLANLLLDKYALQQPTGNYFVTRLVGQGVGDNTLTQAEELYRQTSRLVYEMNYRLRLAELSLLGARLAHYTHATDSAIHHLEVAQSRIVAIEQWGLLGQWERVRLEIG, from the coding sequence ATGGCTACAGACCTAAAATTATTAATATGTTACGCCCATCAAGACGCGACGTTTAAAGATACCCTGCTAGCCCATTTACAGGATTTACGTCAACAAAAAGCGGTAACGGTGTGGGAAGATACTGCTTTGCACGAAGGGCAGTTACGTATCAGTGTCTTAGAAGCAGAATTGCAACAGGCAGGGGTGATTTTATTATTAGTGAGTCCTGATTTTATGCAATCACGGTTTGTTGCTATGCCTGCGTTATTGCGTCTTTTTAGGCAATTAAGCCTTGCAGGTAAGCGCGTTGTTCCTTTGATTTTGAGTGCGACAAATTGGGGTGTTTTGGATTTCTGTAAAACGCAAGCCTTGCCGAAAGGCGATATTCCACTGGAACGGGTGTTATATCCCGCAGAGGAATGGCAAGCCATTGTAAAACGGATTAGTCGTTGGTGTGCTGAACAATTGTCTGCACCTAATGAGGTATCCATTGCGGTTGATTTACAACATTTGCCCGCAACCAACACACCGCTGGTGGGTCGTCGTCAAGCCTCAAAAGACTTAACGAATGCTTTTGATAATAAAAACACGTTTATTATTAGTATTACTGCCCCTGCTGGCGTGGGTAAATCAGCGTTAGTGAATGCGTGGTTAGAAAAAATTGCTCCTCATTATCTGGGAGCATCGCATGTGTTTGGCTGGTCTTTTTATGGTCAGTCTGATGAACAACCGAGTGTTTCGTCGAGTTTATTTTTAACCCATGCTTTGCGATTTTTTGGACATACGGGGGAGTTGCCATTAACAGATGATGCAAAAGCGCAACGCTTAGCTATCTTACTCCGTGAAAAACCAATGATTTTAGTTTTGGACGGCGTGGAAGCCTTACAATACTCGCCACTGGTGCGTAAGGGCGCGTGTGCTGATTTGGGGCTAAAAACCTTTTTGCAAATCTTAAAAACCCAGCACTTGGGTGCGCAACATTTAGTCGTTCTCACATCACGCCAAAAAATCATTGAGCTGACCGATATTGAGCATAAAGGCTATGATAATTTAACCTTAGATAATTTAAATGCGGGCGAAAGCGCGAATTTATTGAAATTATTAGGTATTAAAGGTTCGCCTTGGCAATTAATTCCTGTCACAAAAACATATAGTGGTCATGCACTTGCCTTGATATTGTTGGGTAACTTATGTGTAGATGTTTATGCAGGAGATGTTACACAACATGCCCGATTGCCTGCTCTATCCGTTGCAGAAGAGCAGGGTGGGCAAGCTTTGCGGGTGATACGGTTTTATGATGAAAAATTTTGGACTGTCAACGCCCCTGAACGGGTTTTTTTGCAGTTATTGAGTTTATTAGACCGTCCGTTGACACTGGCGGAAAGAACGTTGTTGTTACAGAATACGCAATTGGCTAAACCCGTGCGCAAACTCAGTGAGTTAGAATGGGCGGGGGTCATTTTTCATCTGAATAAATTGGGGTTGGTACAAACCCATCCGCAACAAAATCCCGAAGCATGGGACACTCATGCCTTAGTACGTCATTATTTTCGTGAGCAATTACGTACTCAGCAGGCAGAATTATGGCAAGAAGCGCATCATGTATTGTTCGAGCATTTACAAACATTACCCCCATCTAATCAACCAGATACATTAATTTCTTTAGAACCCTTATATAGAGCCGTTACACATGGCTGTTTGGCGGGGGAATATGAGGCGGCATTGCGTTTATATCGAGAGCGCATTTTACGAGGCGACCAGTATTATAGTACTCAGCAATTGGGGGCATTTTCGGCGGATTTAGCGGTCATTGCGAACTTTTTTGAAGCCAGTAATTGGGCAAAACCCATCACCAATCTTTCTATTGCTGATCAAAGTTGGCTGTTGGCGCAGGCTGCCTTTTATATGATGGCGTTAGGACAATTAGAAGAAGGATTGATGCCGTTAAAAGGCGCGGCGATGTTGTGTAAAGCGCGACAGGATTGGAAAAATGCGGCTAAAGCGCATAATAATCGCGCTGATTTATTGTTGACATTAGGTCGTTTGAGTGAGGCTGAAGAGGTTGCACAGGCGGCCATTGAGTTAGCGGAAACCAGCCAGCATAATTTTACCCGTTTGTTATGTCATGCAAAATTTGGGAATTTATTGCATCAATTAGGCGAGTTAGATTACAGCCACGCGGCGTTTGAGTTAGCCGAAATGTTGCAAGTTGAAGACCAGCCTAGTGATGGACAATTGTATTCACTTATTGGTTCTCAATATTGTGATTTATTGCTTGATACAGCACAAAATGCTGTGGAACACGGGACAATTTTATTACGTGCGCAGAAGTCTTTAGCCATTGCAGAAGAACAATTAGGCTTGGTAAGTATTGCGTTTGGACGGTTGACATTAGGTAAAGTATTTAATGTATTAGAGCGTTATGAGGAAAGTTTACTTGCCTTGAATGCGGCATTACAACAGTTGCGTCAAGCAGAAGTATTTTTATACATTCCTGAGGCGTTGTTAGCTAGAGCAGTGACTTATCAACGGCTTAATCATTGGGATAGTGCTAAACGGGATGTAGAGGAAGTGTTAGACATTGCTAAACGCAGTAATATGTCTTTGTATGAAGTTAAAGCTAGCTTATTGTTAGCTAATTTGTTATTGGATAAGTATGCATTGCAACAACCGACGGGTAATTATTTTGTGACGCGCTTGGTTGGGCAAGGCGTGGGCGATAATACGCTAACGCAAGCAGAAGAATTATATCGGCAAACATCGCGTTTAGTATATGAAATGAATTATCGATTGCGGTTAGCCGAGCTTTCATTGCTGGGCGCGCGCCTCGCTCATTATACTCATGCGACAGATAGCGCAATACATCATTTGGAAGTTGCACAGTCACGTATCGTTGCGATAGAGCAATGGGGGCTGTTAGGACAATGGGAACGGGTACGCTTGGAAATAGGCTAG